From Malaciobacter mytili LMG 24559:
TTGAGTTATTTACTAAGTTTAAAGAGTTTAAAACTTTTTATAATAAAAGTAAAAACTATTTAGAGTTTAATGATATTTCAAATTTAGTATATGAACTTTTAAGTTCAAAAATAGATAAAGAGTTTTTATATTTTAGGCTTGATGCTAAATATTCACATATTTTAATAGATGAGTTTCAAGATACTTCTCTTTTACAATATAATATTTTAAAACCTCTTATTGAAGAGATTTTATCAGGAAATAGTGAAAGATTTAAAACTTTTTTTTATGTGGGAGATACTAAGCAATCTATTTATAGATTTAGAGGTGGTAAAAGAGAGCTATTTGATTATGTGGCAAAAAGTAATCCTTTAATCAAAGTTGAAGTATTAAATACAAACTATAGGTCTTGTGAAAATATAGTAAATTATGTAAATTCACTTTTTAAACCTTTAGGAAATTATGAATATTATGACCAATTGTCTGTAAATAAAGAGGGATATGTTGAAGTAATAGAAGATAGTTCTTTAGAAGATGAGGAAGAAAAATTTAAAACAATAGCTTCTACAATTGCAACTTTAATACAAAAAGGTGTAAATAGTAATGATATTGCAATTTTAACATATACAAACTCTGATGTATTAGCTTTATATTCATACTTAAGCGAAAAATTTCCTTCTTTAAAAATCTCAACTGAAATGACTTCAAAGCTTATAAATCAAGAAAATGTAAAAGCTGTTATAAATATGATAAAGTACCTTTTCTTTAATGAAGAAATATATAAAGAAAATGTAAATGCAATTGTAGGAAAAGCTCCTTTGTCAAAACTAGATTTAAAAGTTGATTTATATAAAAATACTTTACAAGAGGTTATAAAAACTATTGCAAATAATTTAAATTTAATGGATGAAAATGTAATTAAATTAATAGAAGAAAGCAGTAATTTTGAAAATATAGTAGAGTTTGTTTTTGATATAGATAAGCTTGAATCTTCTATGGTAAATAGTGAGCAAAGTGGTTTACAAATTTTAACTATATTTAAATCAAAAGGTTTGGAGTTTCAAACGGTAATTTTGCTTGATAGAATAAAAAGAAAAACACCAGATAGAAGCTCTTTATTATTTGAATATGATGAGGTATATTTAAAAAATATCTATTATAAAATTAAGGATTTAGAAAATTATAATGAAAACTATAAAAAAGCTTTACAAAAAGAAAAAGCTTTAAGTTTTGATGATGAATTAAATATTTTATATGTGGCTTTAACAAGAGCAAAAGAGAATCTAATAATCTTTAAAAAACAAAAAAGTTCAGTTTTTGATATTTTAGATATAAAACCTTTAATTATCGGTTCGATAATTGAAAGTTCAAAACAATCAAAAAATTATGAAAAACAACAAAAAGTAGTTTATACTAAACTTGATTTGGGTAAACAAGACAATATTATAAAAAAAGAAGATGATGAAAAAGATTATTCAAACTCTTTATATAATAGATATTTTGGTTTAGCAACTCATTACTGCTTAGAAATGTTAGCAGATTTTACAACTGAGAGTTTAGAAAAAGCCTTAGGTTTAGCTATTTATAAATATTCACAATATTTAAGTGAAAATGATTTTAAGCTAATAAAACAAAGAATTCTTTTAATGTTTGAAAATATACACTTTCAAGACTTAATTAAAGATGCCAATTTTATAAGTGAACAAGCTATTTTATATA
This genomic window contains:
- a CDS encoding RecB-like helicase yields the protein MKQYLALKASAGSGKTFALTVRYITLLLKGANPSEILTLTFTNKAANEMSERIYKTLQTLGDDEAYLSAIQLEAGILKEEILGKKNLLLKQFTNATLSIYTIDKFVNKILREFCGYIGIGDDFDIKEDDVEKLSYNFLKSLNLEDFDKLIEFSWYENKKFNSLFELFKLLIEKNETITTVNVDATLITLQKQEILKYAFKIKELVLNCSIASASAKKAVDFETFEDLLGRTWLEKTSVSEYSYFKKFADDLMQENFLNLKEELSKYYKLRSAYSLNKLFELFTKFKEFKTFYNKSKNYLEFNDISNLVYELLSSKIDKEFLYFRLDAKYSHILIDEFQDTSLLQYNILKPLIEEILSGNSERFKTFFYVGDTKQSIYRFRGGKRELFDYVAKSNPLIKVEVLNTNYRSCENIVNYVNSLFKPLGNYEYYDQLSVNKEGYVEVIEDSSLEDEEEKFKTIASTIATLIQKGVNSNDIAILTYTNSDVLALYSYLSEKFPSLKISTEMTSKLINQENVKAVINMIKYLFFNEEIYKENVNAIVGKAPLSKLDLKVDLYKNTLQEVIKTIANNLNLMDENVIKLIEESSNFENIVEFVFDIDKLESSMVNSEQSGLQILTIFKSKGLEFQTVILLDRIKRKTPDRSSLLFEYDEVYLKNIYYKIKDLENYNENYKKALQKEKALSFDDELNILYVALTRAKENLIIFKKQKSSVFDILDIKPLIIGSIIESSKQSKNYEKQQKVVYTKLDLGKQDNIIKKEDDEKDYSNSLYNRYFGLATHYCLEMLADFTTESLEKALGLAIYKYSQYLSENDFKLIKQRILLMFENIHFQDLIKDANFISEQAILYNGEIKIIDLLLEKQNRYYILDYKTTKEEMSEHITQVSTYVKAIKDIVKCDEVEGYLLYLKEDSFNIKKV